From the genome of Triticum aestivum cultivar Chinese Spring chromosome 3B, IWGSC CS RefSeq v2.1, whole genome shotgun sequence, one region includes:
- the LOC123072814 gene encoding disease resistance protein RGA5 isoform X8 yields MYSLGVIITELVTGCRGDPNNVNVLRRWIHRWDKSPKDTVLSQYQQVTKCLKIAAHCRKKEPSNRPFILDIICILNETEENMNEHIDQIHLYSDDMLGIMPLELRFPFELHKSISSIVELINKTKGYYAFNIDTPSRQYCTQPNKGIVSPQSKFAIQITMQARENTPHGMPYTDVFLVQSTKVNREVKAEDITEHMFIIEPDGLDEVNLTVVVYDPEEPRGDMKIRDDTKKKKNKIVEYAFSEIKPNINATHQEEAVPMGNNSISYKDTRRQFPKQLECLSFHTTPSILGNQHSNMSNRIVDLATGAMGSLRHKLGDLLNKEYNLEISVKIDIESLSEELREMQLALCKVSEVHRDYLDDKVKRWADSVREMSYDIEDVVDGFLVHIGHASDMGLFMGLMHRMFNLFTWGKTHNPIEDAIKDIKKQVQVVADRRERCKVDEVMANVADTITFDPRILAIYKDPKELVGIKEPRNKLIRWLSNKDGDGNVSKPQLKIVSIVGFGGLGKTTLAKAVYDELQSQFQHRAFVSVGRNPNVKKLFEHILDKFGYGSKEAKLNEMQLIDKMRRLLQNDRYFIVIDDIWDSPTWNVIKCAFTKDDCGSIVVTTTRIHNVAHDCCRHSKGYVHEMEPLSPQDSRKLLVSRIFGSKEAHPYVPDDISSDILKKCGGLPLAIISIASLLVHNPRSRWDSVRNSLVSVFDGNHDDLKNMEQVLDLSYTHLSYHLKTCLLDIGKYLEDSEIKKEDLLRQWTAQGFVSKTRLRDAEDVAEDYFYKLINMSMIQPVEIDYNDEVLSCRVHDIMLDLIRSKAAEENFNLVIDGPEVVTGEQRRVRRVSIQYNGEDDGGILAAINGSLSHVRSVLLLRGSLVHSFLVLKFIRVLYIIDWRCERLDLTDIRWLFLLRYLKICVRKDLIIPSKIGELQQLETIEIKGRTFLPSDIVTLPRLSHLSYSNHVLLPDEIGRLKSLHTLRGVDFIQSSVENIKGLGELTNLRELEMAWKFVKGAVNMRVDALCSSIGKLSCSLRSLSIGSKCLQDLWVDGWSSTLTPPRRLHKLDLYRCEFQKIPQWIAQLHELDSLTLSVREAADGVSIVAGLPSLAYLRLYIRSVDKREERVIISGREFRALKHMNLECPYLSLVFQVGALPKLETLLMRCRYHISAEFVPVGIENLPSGTLREIRLVVADCFGGHGDDDNGDYNDKAAVRSQLMRSFWPHHPSANITIEFLSEFRL; encoded by the exons ATGTATAGTTTGGGTGTTATAATCACGGAACTGGTAACGGGATGTAGGGGTGATCCAAATAATGTTAAT GTGCTTCGAAGGTGGATACACAGGTGGGATAAATCACCGAAAGATACGGTGCTGTCCCAATACCAGCAAGTAACTAAATGTTTGAAAATTGCGGCACACTGCAGGAAAAAAGAACCATCAAATAGACCTTTTATATTGGATATAATTTGTATTCTCAATGAAACTGAAGAAAACATGAATGAGCACATTGACCAG ATACACCTTTACTCGGATGACATGCTTGGAATTATGCCGCTCGAACTACGGTTTCCTTTTGAGCTTCATAAGTCAATATCATCCATAGTTGAGCTAATCAACAAGACAAAAGGTTACTACGCCTTCAACATCGATACGCCAAGCCGACAATACTGCACACAACCAAACAAAGGCATTGTGTCACCACAATCCAAGTTTGCTATCCAAATAACAATGCAAGCACGGGAGAATACACCACACGGTATGCCATACACCGACGTGTTTCTTGTGCAGAGCACAAAAGTCAACAGGGAGGTCAAAGCCGAGGATATCACTGAACACATGTTCATTATAGAGCCGGATGGACTAGATGAGGTGAATTTGACGGTTGTGGTATATGATCCCGAGGAACCTAGGGGAGATATGAAGATTCGAGATGACACCAAG aagaaaaagaataagatTGTTGAGTATGCTTTTAGCGAGATCAAACCCAACATCAATGCAACTCATCAAGAAGAGGCAGTTCCGATG GGCAACAATTCTATTAGCTACAAAGATACACGACGACAATTTCCCAAGCAACTAGAGTGCCTTAGCTTCCACACAACTCCAAGTATTTTGGGCAACCAACACAGCAATATGAGCAACAGAATTGTGGATCTTGCAACCGGGGCCATGGGCAGCCTGCGCCACAAGCTTGGCGATCTCCTCAACAAAGAGTACAATCTAGAGATAAGCGTGAAGATAGACATAGAGTCTTTATCAGAAGAGCTGAGGGAGATGCAGCTAGCCTTGTGCAAGGTGTCGGAGGTACATCGGGACTACCTCGATGACAAGGTCAAGCGCTGGGCTGACAGTGTCAGGGAGATGTCATATGACATTGAGGATGTTGTTGATGGATTCCTGGTACACATTGGGCATGCCTCTGACATGGGCCTCTTCATGGGGCTCATGCATAGGATGTTCAACCTCTTCACGTGGGGCAAGACTCACAATCCGATTGAAGACGCTATCAAAGACATCAAGAAACAAGTTCAGGTTGTGGCTGATAGACGTGAAAGATGCAAGGTTGATGAAGTCATGGCTAATGTAGCTGACACTATTACCTTTGATCCTCGCATTTTGGCTATATACAAAGATCCAAAGGAGCTCGTTGGCATCAAAGAGCCAAGAAACAAGCTAATCAGGTGGCTCTCTAATAAGGATGGGGATGGGAATGTCTCAAAACCGCAACTCAAGATAGTTTCGATCGTCGGATTTGGAGGATTGGGCAAGACAACACTTGCCAAGGCAGTGTATGACGAGCTTCAATCCCAATTCCAACATAGAGCTTTTGTTTCAGTGGGTCGGAATCCTAATGTGAAGAAACTTTTTGAGCATATTCTAGATAAATTTGGCTATGGTTCCAAGGAAGCAAAGTTAAACGAAATGCAGCTCATCGACAAAATGCGAAGATTGCTTCAGAACGACAG GTACTTCATAGTAATCGATGATATATGGGATTCCCCGACGTGGAATGTTATTAAATGTGCTTTTACAAAAGACGATTGTGGCAGTATTGTGGTAACAACTACCAGGATTCACAATGTTGCACATGACTGTTGCAGACATAGCAAAGGATATGTTCATGAGATGGAACCACTAAGTCCCCAAGACTCAAGAAAACTACTTGTTAGTAGAATATTTGGTTCCAAAGAAGCTCATCCTTATGTACCAGATGATATTTCAAGTGATATTCTGAAAAAATGTGGTGGCTTGCCACTTGCTATTATCAGTATAGCAAGCCTTCTGGTTCATAACCCAAGGTCAAGATGGGATTCTGTAAGGAATTCTTTGGTGTCCGTGTttgatggaaatcatgatgatCTTAAAAATATGGAGCAAGTATTGGATCTTAGCTACACGCATCTATCTTACCATCTTAAGACATGCCTGCTTGATATTGGTAAGTATCTAGAGGATAGCGAGATAAAAAAAGAGGATTTGTTGAGGCAGTGGACAGCTCAAGGCTTTGTGAGTAAAACTCGTCTGCGTGATGCAGAGGATGTCGCAGAAGACTACTTCTATAAGCTCATCAACATGAGCATGATCCAACCCGTGGAGATAGACTACAATGATGAGGTGTTGTCTTGCAGAGTACATGATATAATGCTTGATCTCATTAGATCCAAGGCTGCTGAAGAGAATTTTAATCTTGTTATTGATGGGCCAGAAGTTGTGACAGGAGAACAAAGAAGGGTCCGTCGAGTCTCCATTCAGTACAATGGTGAAGACGATGGCGGAATACTGGCAGCAATCAATGGGTCACTATCACATGTCCGGTCAGTCTTACTTTTAAGAGGGTCTCTTGTGCATTCTTTTCTGGTGCTGAAGTTTATCCGAGTTCTTTACATTATAGATTGGAGATGTGAGAGACTAGATCTCACCGATATTCGTTGGTTGTTTCTACTAAGATATCTGAAGATTTGTGTCAGGAAAGATTTGATCATACCTAGTAAAATTGGGGAGTTGCAGCAATTGGAGACAATAGAAATTAAAGGGCGAACATTTCTTCCATCAGATATTGTTACTTTGCCTCGGTTGTCACATCTCAGTTATTCAAATCATGTGTTGTTGCCTGACGAAATCGGAAGGTTGAAATCTCTTCACACCTTGCGAGGTGTTGATTTCATTCAAAGCTCGGTAGAAAATATCAAGGGCCTTGGTGAGCTGACAAACTTAAGGGAACTTGAGATGGCTTGGAAATTTGTTAAGGGAGCGGTCAACATGCGTGTTGATGCCTTGTGCTCTTCCATTGGAAAGCTTTCTTGCAGTCTCAGGAGCCTTAGTATTGGGTCCAAATGCCTTCAAGACCTATGGGTCGATGGCTGGAGCAGCACACTAACCCCACCTCGTCGTCTTCATAAGCTTGATCTGTATAGATGTGAATTCCAAAAAATCCCCCAATGGATTGCTCAGCTCCACGAGCTTGACAGTTTAACTCTTTCcgtcagggaggctgctgatgGTGTCAGTATTGTTGCAGGGTTGCCTTCCCTTGCCTACCTAAGACTATATATACGTTCGGTTGACAAAAGGGAAGAAAGGGTAATCATCTCCGGCAGGGAATTCAGAGCACTCAAGCACATGAATTTGGAATGTCCATATCTGTCGCTGGTCTTCCAAGTGGGGGCTCTGCCCAAGCTAGAGACGCTTTTGATGCGATGCCGTTACCACATTTCTGCCGAATTCGTACCGGTTGGCATTGAGAACTTGCCATCTGGCACTCTTCGTGAGATTCGTTTAGTGGTGGCTGATTGTTTTGGAGGTCATGGTGACGACGATAACGGCGACTACAATGACAAAGCAGCTGTGAGGTCGCAGTTGATGAGATCATTTTGGCCACATCATCCTTCTGCTAACATCACCATTGAATTTCTTTCGGAGTTTAGGTTGTGA